From Chryseobacterium camelliae:
GTCCGCCCAGTACAGCAATGGATAAAATCGCTTTTTTCATTTATTATTTAGCATTATTTTTAGTTAGAATATCGAAAATATCATTCACCAGTGTTTCGTAATCGCCTTTTTTCAGCTGTTCCTTGGTCTTGGCAAAAGCTTTTTTCAGTTCGCTTTCCGGATTTTCATCATCGATGATCTCCGCTGAACTTACACCTTTCAATTGTAAAATGGCATTTTTCAAAGCTTCATGGTCAGCTGTATTCTCGGTATTGATTTTTAAATATTTCATATTTATTCTTTCGTAAAAGTGGTTTTAGCTCCTCTCTGAATAATATCAAACTGCTTCTTTTCAGGATGGAAGTTGATGACGATGCCTGCCATGTCATATTTAAAACTGGTTTCGGAAATAGCATCCAAAGGAAATGCACTCTGCCCGGTTGCCTGGGCCATCAGGACCTTGTTCTGAATAAAAATATTGATCTTCAGGGGAACACCGGGGCTTGCATAATTCCCGGTGAGTTTCTTCAGTTCAGCTTCCGGGACCTGTATGACGGCAAAACTTGGTATTTTAAAATCCTTTCCTGTAGCAGCAGCCATCATATTATCAAAAATGTCATCCGGATCTATACTGGACTGGTTCACAATATAACTGGCAGCAACCTTAAGATCCGGGAAATAATATACGGCCGAACGGAAGCCATCAATCCCGCCATTATGGCCAAATCCGGAACTTTTATCATAGGTCAGTTTGATCAGACCATAGCCATAGCCATCTTTAAAACTTTTCATTTTATCCAGGCTTGCCTTTTTAATCAGTTTTCCCTTTTCAAGCCCTATGATAAACTCCAGCAGCTCAACAGGTGTAGACACCATGTTTCCGGCTCCTCCCGGAATACTCATATCCGTTTCCGGCATTTTCCTGTATCTTCCTTCTATATATTCGTAAGATTCAGCCTGATTTTTTGAAGGATCAATTGCACCTCCTACTTTCGTTAACGTTAGTTTCAGCGGCCGGGCAATTTTGGTACTGACCAGTTCTGCATACGATGTTTTGTATATTTTCTCGAGGATTATCCCTAAAAGGATATAGTTTGAATTGCTGTATTCAAATTTTGCACCCGGCTCAAAATCGCTGTTGTATTTTTTTATAATACCAATAAGGTCAGCTTCTGTGTGAGGCTTGGTATAATACTGCATATATTCAGGTTCGTCCGTCAGGTTGTGGATACCGGATCTATGCTGCAGCATATGTTCAATGGTAATCTTTTGTGCATTGGGAATTTCCGGATAAAACCCGGACAGTTTATCGTCTAAAGAAATTTTCTTTTCCTCCACAGCTTTCATAACCAGTACAGCGGTAAAGATTTTGCTGATAGACCCGATCCTGTACTGTGTATTCATGTTAGCATTCTGCTGGTGTTCTACATCAGAGAGGCCTACCACTTTTACAAATTTTGCCTGATTTTTATCTACAAAAGCAAAACTTCCCATCACTTTATGGTGCAGACATAAAGAATCCAGATAGTTGCTTAGTTTTTCCTTTACTGTATTTTGGGAAAATGCAATACCGGAAAGGCCTATAGCGGAAATAAGAAGTAACTTTTTAAACATGTTGTTCAGGTTTACCGATAAGTTAAAAAATTTCATAAGATGTTACAGGAGTCTTTAAATCTCTGGCTTTCATCTTTGTCTATTTTCTATAAAACAGATCTTGTATCTTGATGATCCACAAATAATGCGGGTTCTTTATCTGTTTTAAATCATTTATGGAAGACTTATCTTTCTGCCCTGTTCCGGAAAAACATAATGTACTTTCAGGATATTGTTCTCCAATAATTCTTTTCGGATGATTTCAGGATTATCTTTCGTCGGTTTTCTGTGGGTCACTACGATGGTAAGTCCTTCAAGGGAAGCGTATCCCAGTTTTTGTTTCAATTCAGTCAGTTCTTCAGTCAGAAGCTTGGGAGTAAGATGCCCAAACAGCAGATGTTCCGGCTGGCTATTTGGGAAAGAAACTTCGATCAATACGGTGCTTAGTTGTTTCTTCTTAATAAGAGGTGCTATTGCCGACCAAAGATTTGCGAGATGATCAGACTTTTCAATGCGGTCTGCTCCTGTATCGCCAAGATAAAGAATATAATGATCCCCTCTTCTCACAAGTGCAGCACTGCTCTTATAAGGGTTAACATGGCTCAGCTCGTAGCCTGTTATAAAAAACGGCGTCTCAGGTACTGAAATTTCTGTTCCTTCCTTCAGCTCATTATAATGGTATTTTCCAAGCGCTGGTTTTTGTCCCTGATCGGCAAAGTTGATCCAGGTATCCGATATAAAATAATGGTTCTGTAAGATCTGGATAACCGGAGGTAAGGCAAATATGTTTTTTTTGGAATCAGCCGGTGAATTGATGATCAGTCCTGACAGATGATCCAGATGTCCATGAGAAATAAAATATCCTTTTATCTGGTCCTTTAATACCGATTCTGCAGATCCGTCAAGGCTTTTCAGCTGAATGGCTTTGCGGATACCTGCATTGACGGTTCCGGCATCAAGACATAAAAAGGCTTTTTCTTCAGGGGCGCCCAGCAGGTACGCTGACAGATTGTCTTCCTGTTCACCGCCGTAGATTCCTAACGGGACAACATCAAAATTTTGTGCATGTCCAATGATATTGAATAAAAGTACCAGTAAAGAAAGTTTGACCTTTTCCATGATTGTAATAATGTAGTCAACTGCTATATGGCAACCGGAGCTTTAATTCCCGGATGCGGATCATAATTCTCTAAAGTGAAGTCTTCGAAATCAAAATCAAAGATATTTTTAATTTCAGGGTTCAGCTTCATGGTCGGAAGCGGCCTGGTCTCTCTGGATAGTTGTTTTTTAACCTGTTCAAAGTGGTTATTATAAATATGGACATCCCCGAAGCTGTGTACATAATCTCCCACTTCAAGTCCGCAAACCTGTGCTACCATCATCAGCAGTAAGGCATAGCTGGCAATATTGAACGGAACGCCAAGAAATACGTCGGCGCTTCTCTGGTACAGCTGTAAAGATAATTTTCCGTCTGCCACGTAAAACTGGAACAAAGCATGGCAGGGAGCCAATGCCATATTGGGAATTTCAGCCACATTCCATGCAGAAACGATCAGCCTTCTGGAATCCGGATTTTTTTTTATTTGCTCAATCACTTCAGTGATCTGGTCCACCACTTTTCCGTCTGCACCGTTCCAGCTTCTCCATTGTGCACCATATACAGGTCCTAAATCACCGTTTTCATCAGCCCACTCATCCCAGATGGACACCCCGTGGTCATTTAAATATTTGATGTTGGTATCTCCTTTCAGAAACCAGAGCAATTCATAGATGATGGATTTCAGGTGTACTTTTTTGGTGGTCACCAGCGGAAATCCTTCAGACAGGTCATATCTCAGCTGGTATCCGAATACACTCTTCGTACCGGTTCCGGTCCGGTCCGTTTTATCAGTTCCGCGGTCTAAAATATGCTGTAAAAGATCTAAGTAGTTTTGCATTCAGAAGGAGTTTTAATGCTCAAATTTAGAAAAATCTACCGTATTTTCCGGTATGAGAAGTCATAAAAAAAGCATTCAGGTCAAGAATGCTTTGATCTATAGGATGTGACCAACAATCTAAACAGCAGTATAGCCGCCGTCTACCAGATAATAGGCTCCCGTCATGAAAGAAGCCTTATCCGAGCTCAAAAACAGAACCAGTTCTGCCACTTCCTGCGGCTTGCCTAATCTTCCCATAGGATGCTTTGAGACCAGTGCATCTTTTAAATCACTGCTAAGATTTTCCAAAAGCGGAGTTTCAATATATGCAGGACCTACAGCATTGCAACGTATATTTTTCTGTCCGTATTCAGCCCCGATATTTTTTGTTAAACCTACAACAGCATGTTTTGCCGTGGTATATGCTGAAGAAAGCGGAGCGGCCACAGTACCATGAATAGAAGCCATATTGACGATCACCCCTCCGCCGTTTTTTTCCATTTGCTGGATCTCATATTTACAGCCGTAAAACACCCCATCAAGATTGATGTCCAGTACTTTTTTCCAGCTGTCGATGCTGTAATCGCCGGTAAGATTCTGCTCACCGCCGATTCCGGCATTATTACAGGCTATATCCAGCCTTCCGTAGATTTCTGCCGTTTTTTTCACCAACTCTTCTACCTGTGCCGGATCTGATGTATCTGCTTTTACAAAAGATGCTTCACCCCCATCTGACTTGATTTGTTCAACCACTTTGTTCCCGTGTTCTTCATTAATGTCGGAAACAATAACTTTCGCTCCTTCTTTGGCATAGGCTACAGCAACAGCGAGACCAATCCCTGATCCGGCACCCGTAACCAGCGCTACTTTGTTTTCAAGTATTCCCATTATTAAAAAATTTATGCGATTTGTTATATGTTCATGTCATTGGTTCATAACAGTATAACTGTTATTTCCTCGGTATTCCCCTGAATGGATTTCAGCCGGCCGAATTTATTCTTGGAGACAATATTGTCATTCCAGTAATCTAATTTTACCGGTCCGAACCTGATAAGCTTTCTGTATTTGCTCTGATCAGTGAAATCTTTTAGTCCGTAATCAACCATAATATTGCCGATGGATTTTATTTTCCTGAGCCTGCTGTTATCGGTAAGGTCATTTCCCCAATAATCAATGGCTATGGAACCAATCATTTTCACTTTGCCGAGTTTTTCTTTTTCGGATATTGTATCTTCCCAATATTGTACGTCTACGTTTCCAATCTTCTTAATCCTGCCGTACTTGGGATCATCCTTGTCTGGCATATCCCAATATTCTATTTTAACATTGCCGATGCTTTTCAGTTTCCCATCACGGTAACGGTCAGAAAGCTGGTCGTCATAATAATCAAATGTCCCGTTTAAAGGATTGGGATAAAACCTGATGATCTGTCCTTCACCATTGATGCTGATGATAAGGTTATCGATACTAATATCTACAGACTGAATATCATAAGTCCGCCCCGAAACATAAGCTTTAACCTGTGCGGGTAAGTACACAAAAAGTGCCATAAAAATGATGGAAAGGATGATTTTTATCTTCATACCGCAAAGGATTTTGATTACCAGATTTCCTGAATAGTCTGTTCGATGGTATTAACCTCGAAGGTATCTCCCATTTTCCTGCCAAACATCATTTTTGCCAATGGGGATTCCTGTGAAACAGCCGTTACTTTTTTCCCATTCACCATCAAATCACCAGCTGAGACAGAAATGTAGAAAAGTCCTTTATTGGTTTTCACTAAAGCGCCGTTCTGCCCCTGGGAACAAGGCTCTGTACCAATCCTTCTGAATACTAGCTGCTGATTCAGTACTTCGTTCAGCTGCTTCTGGAGATTATTGATTTCCTGCTGCAACATCTCCCGGCTGGTCTCATATTTATCACCCATGGAGCTTTTGGTGTCATTATTGGAAGCTCTGGCTTCTTCAATAAGCCGTTCAAGATGGATTATCTTATCTGAGATTTTATTTCCCAGGACTTCGCGTATTATTGACTTATCCATATGTTTATAATCATTATAAATGTACTAAATTAATTTAATTTCATCATTCATAAAATAAGACAGACAGCCATCGGCTGCCTGCTTTTTAGTATTTTTATCAGTACTAATTCTATTTTTCAAAGACAGCATAATCTGAAACTTTGAAACTGAAGTCTTTTCCGGTACCGAAATCTCTTTTGGTTTTATCAAATACATTCCTGAAACTCCCTGATACATGATCATCCTGAATGCTAAAATTCACAGGTTCTTTAGACATATTGAGCACTACCAGCACTTCATCTTTGCCATTTTTTCTCAGGTAAGCCAGGATTTTATCATTCGCTGTGGTATTGAGAAGATAAGTGGTGACGGCAGGATCGCCGCCGCGCAATGCCGGATTGGATGATTTTAGTTCAAGAAGGGTTTTATAGAAATCAGCCATCTGATATGTATTGGTCCATTCAATAGGGTCTTTTTCGAAAAACTCAAGCCTTTTCATATTGGGTAATTCCTGTCCTGAATATAATAAAGGAACACCATTCCATGTCGCTGAAAACACCGCCATAGGCTTGGTGATCACGCCATATTTTTCATATTCTGTTCCATTCCAGGAGTTTTCGTCATGATTGGCCGTAAACCATGCTCTCATCGAGCTGTCACCGATATTGGAGTACTTAATCAGCAAATCCTTCAGATCCTGTAAAGGAAGATTCTTTTTATAGTAATCTTCGGATACATGCATCCATTTCCATGAGTAGCTGGCATCAAAAACTTTCCCGTGCTCCGGATTTTCCAGTTCATCAAATTCTCCCAGCCAGAAAAGAGGTTTTACCTGGTCCAGTTCCGGGCGTGCTTCTTCCCAGAAATCGGCTTCAACCCATGAAGCAAGGTCGCATCTGAAACCGTCAATTCCTGTTTCTTGTACCCAGAATTTCATGGCATCAATCATGGCCCGGCGGACTTCTTTTTTACTGTAGTCCAGTTCAATGATATCATCCATTCCTGAAGCCCGGTGGAACGATCCGTCC
This genomic window contains:
- a CDS encoding serine hydrolase domain-containing protein; translation: MFKKLLLISAIGLSGIAFSQNTVKEKLSNYLDSLCLHHKVMGSFAFVDKNQAKFVKVVGLSDVEHQQNANMNTQYRIGSISKIFTAVLVMKAVEEKKISLDDKLSGFYPEIPNAQKITIEHMLQHRSGIHNLTDEPEYMQYYTKPHTEADLIGIIKKYNSDFEPGAKFEYSNSNYILLGIILEKIYKTSYAELVSTKIARPLKLTLTKVGGAIDPSKNQAESYEYIEGRYRKMPETDMSIPGGAGNMVSTPVELLEFIIGLEKGKLIKKASLDKMKSFKDGYGYGLIKLTYDKSSGFGHNGGIDGFRSAVYYFPDLKVAASYIVNQSSIDPDDIFDNMMAAATGKDFKIPSFAVIQVPEAELKKLTGNYASPGVPLKINIFIQNKVLMAQATGQSAFPLDAISETSFKYDMAGIVINFHPEKKQFDIIQRGAKTTFTKE
- a CDS encoding MBL fold metallo-hydrolase encodes the protein MEKVKLSLLVLLFNIIGHAQNFDVVPLGIYGGEQEDNLSAYLLGAPEEKAFLCLDAGTVNAGIRKAIQLKSLDGSAESVLKDQIKGYFISHGHLDHLSGLIINSPADSKKNIFALPPVIQILQNHYFISDTWINFADQGQKPALGKYHYNELKEGTEISVPETPFFITGYELSHVNPYKSSAALVRRGDHYILYLGDTGADRIEKSDHLANLWSAIAPLIKKKQLSTVLIEVSFPNSQPEHLLFGHLTPKLLTEELTELKQKLGYASLEGLTIVVTHRKPTKDNPEIIRKELLENNILKVHYVFPEQGRKISLP
- a CDS encoding thymidylate synthase gives rise to the protein MQNYLDLLQHILDRGTDKTDRTGTGTKSVFGYQLRYDLSEGFPLVTTKKVHLKSIIYELLWFLKGDTNIKYLNDHGVSIWDEWADENGDLGPVYGAQWRSWNGADGKVVDQITEVIEQIKKNPDSRRLIVSAWNVAEIPNMALAPCHALFQFYVADGKLSLQLYQRSADVFLGVPFNIASYALLLMMVAQVCGLEVGDYVHSFGDVHIYNNHFEQVKKQLSRETRPLPTMKLNPEIKNIFDFDFEDFTLENYDPHPGIKAPVAI
- a CDS encoding alpha-amylase family glycosyl hydrolase, translated to MKKFMLMAVISLGMISCATQNKKDTMDLPKEWKHTTNIYEVNTRQYTKEGTFKAFEKEMPRLKSMGVKTLWFMPITPIAQENKKGSLGSPYAASDYTSINPEFGTMNDFKHMVNEAHRLGFKVIIDWVANHTGWDHIWTKTHPEFYLKDPDGSFHRASGMDDIIELDYSKKEVRRAMIDAMKFWVQETGIDGFRCDLASWVEADFWEEARPELDQVKPLFWLGEFDELENPEHGKVFDASYSWKWMHVSEDYYKKNLPLQDLKDLLIKYSNIGDSSMRAWFTANHDENSWNGTEYEKYGVITKPMAVFSATWNGVPLLYSGQELPNMKRLEFFEKDPIEWTNTYQMADFYKTLLELKSSNPALRGGDPAVTTYLLNTTANDKILAYLRKNGKDEVLVVLNMSKEPVNFSIQDDHVSGSFRNVFDKTKRDFGTGKDFSFKVSDYAVFEK
- a CDS encoding SDR family NAD(P)-dependent oxidoreductase, coding for MGILENKVALVTGAGSGIGLAVAVAYAKEGAKVIVSDINEEHGNKVVEQIKSDGGEASFVKADTSDPAQVEELVKKTAEIYGRLDIACNNAGIGGEQNLTGDYSIDSWKKVLDINLDGVFYGCKYEIQQMEKNGGGVIVNMASIHGTVAAPLSSAYTTAKHAVVGLTKNIGAEYGQKNIRCNAVGPAYIETPLLENLSSDLKDALVSKHPMGRLGKPQEVAELVLFLSSDKASFMTGAYYLVDGGYTAV